From the genome of Bubalus bubalis isolate 160015118507 breed Murrah chromosome 2, NDDB_SH_1, whole genome shotgun sequence, one region includes:
- the LOC102412413 gene encoding putative olfactory receptor 2W6, with protein MGTSNGSSTTDFILLGFSDRPQLEHIISVVVFIFYIITLVGNTTIILVSYLDTQLHMPMYFFLSNLSFVDLCYTTSIIPQMLVNLWGPKKSITYGGCVLQFFFALDMGATECLLLAVMAYDRYAAVCQPLHYTVIMHPELCQKMVLIAWLGGLGSALTVCSLTLKLPRCGHREVDNFFCEMPALIKMACVYSKVIEVVVFAFGVVFLLVPLSLILISYGVITQAVMRIKSAARCRKILNTCGSHLTVVSLFYGTIIYMYTKPQTSTSQNGKFLTLFYTIVTPSFNPLIHTLRNKDVKSEIKRILWIKKWPAKS; from the coding sequence ATGGGAACCAGCAATGGAAGTTCCACAACAGACTTCATCCTGCTGGGCTTTTCTGATCGGCCCCAATTGGAACACATCATCTCTGTGGTTGTCTTCATCTTCTATATTATAACACTGGTAGGAAACACAACGATCATTCTTGTATCTTACCTAGACACCCAGCTCCATATGCCCATGTATTTCTTCTTATCCAATTTGTCTTTTGTGGACCTCTGTTACACAACTAGCATTATCCCCCAGATGCTGGTAAATCTATGGGGTCCAAAAAAGTCTATTACATATGGAGGGTGTGTGCTCCAGTTCTTCTTTGCCCTTGACATGGGAGCCACAGAATGTCTTCTCTTGGCTGTAATGGCTTATGACCGCTATGCTGCTGTCTGTCAACCTCTTCACTACACAGTAATAATGCACCCTGAGCTTTGCCAGAAGATGGTGTTGATTGCCTGGTTAGGTGGTCTTGGCAGTGCCTTAACTGTTTGCTCTTTGACTTTGAAGCTGCCAAGATGTGGGCACCGGGAGGTGGATAACTTTTTCTGTGAGATGCCAGCATTGATCAAGATGGCTTGTGTCTATTCAAAAGTAATTGAAGttgttgtctttgcttttggAGTGGTATTTCTTCTAGTACCTCTGTCACTAATTCTCATCTCATATGGAGTTATCACTCAAGCTGTCATGAGAATCAAGTCAGCAGCAAGGTGCCGAAAGATTCTTAATACATGTGGTTCCCACCTCACAGTAGTATCTCTGTTTTATGGAACAATCATTTATATGTACACGAAGCCGCAAACTAGCACCTCACAAAATGGGAAATTCCTTACTCTCTTTTATACCATTGTCACACCCAGTTTTAACCCTCTGATacacactttgagaaacaaagatgtaaagagtgaaataaaaagaatattgtgGATAAAAAAATGGCCAGCAAAGTCATGA